DNA from Oscillatoria salina IIICB1:
TCATTCTACTTCCACAATGGCTGCTCAGGTAGCGTTAAGTGCAGGAGTGAAACATTTAATTCTCACTCATTTTAGTCCTCGTTACGCTCCTGGTAATCCTTTACAGTTAAATGATTTACTTGCGGAAGCACAAGCAATTTTTCCCAACACTCAACTCGCTTACGATTTTATGACTTATGCTGTACCCAGACATAAAAATGTCGAGGCTTACGAAGGTGCTTCGGTAAGCTGAAATTTCAACAAAACAGCACTGTACATATTCTCAGATGTTTAAATCAAGATTTACTGACCAAATAAAAGTATGATTGAAAATTCGCTATTTTTCCTCTAGAGACGTTGCCTGCAACGTCTCTACAAAGATTTTTTTACCTGAGAAATTACAACCAGTTACCAACTAAAACAAATGCTGACCAAAAATAAGGATGAGCAAATAAATTTCTCCTCTGCTAAAACTTCAACTTGTGAGCTAAATTCACCTAACCCCACACTCGACGCAAATTCAACACAAAACCGGGTAAGATTTCTTCACCGGATAACTCCGTCGGATTGGACAATATTTCTCCTTCTAAACCCACTCGATAAACTGCCACGGTGCGATTTTGCGGGTCGATTAACCACCCCAATCTCGCCCCATTATCCAGATACTCTTGCATTTTTTCTTGTAAAGATTTAAGCTTATCAGAAGCAGAGCGTAACTCCACCACAAAATCCGGGCAAATATGAGGAAATGTATCTTTTTGTTCATCCGTCAGTGCATCCCAACGCTCTTGACTAATCCAACAAGCATCGGGAGAACGATTTGCATTATTGGGTAAAGTGAACCCAGTTGAAGAGTCAAATGCCTCTCCGGGTTCACCCGCATTTCGCCACCATAAATACAATTCGCCAGAAATGCTCCAATTTCGTTTTCCAGTCTCCCAACCTGTGGGTGGGTTCACAATTAACTCTCCTTTTGCCGTTCTTTCTAGTTGTAATTCTCGATTGCAGGCTGCCAGAGCTGTAAACTGTTCTAGGGTGACGTAGAGATTCAGGGTTTTGGGTAAATTCAGTAATAGTGTTTCGGTTTCCGGTTTGGCGGGTGTTTGTACCATTTTGACCCCTCCTACCATAAAGATTGTCTAGTTAGATTTTAGGCGATCGCTTTAGTAATTTTTTAACCCTAGCCATCCTTCTAGTCTTCTCTCTCCAGAGCCAAGATTTTTCGCTCCGAACTTACAACCAGTTACCAACTAAAACAAATGCTGACCAAAAATAAGGATGAGCAAATTTTTCCTCTGCTAAAACTTGAACTTGAGCGCGGCGTAAAGCTTCAGCTTTACTAATTTCTGGATTCGTTAATTCCCGGTAAAAATTAGTCATTAACAAAGAAGTTCCTTCGTCACTAACATACCATAAACTAGCTACAGTGCTACGTGCGCCTGCTCTAACAGCGACACCAGCTAATCCGAGTGCAGCGCGATCGTCTCCGGCTGCGGTTTGACACGCACTCAAAACCAATAATTCAATGGGGCGAATTTGTTTGGTATCAGATTTGAGCAAATTGCGTAAATCTTCGATATTAATTTTCTCATTCCAAGTCAAAACAAAGGTATTTTCTACTTGAGAACTAAATTCGCCATGAGTTGCTAGGTGAACTACTGGATAAGCTTTTTCTGTTACTTGTTGGTTAACATTTGGTTCGGTAAAAGACTCGTTGATTAAAATTTCAGTGGGTACTTGAGATTGAATTTTTGCTAATTCATCTGCTACTCCGGGAAGAGGAGCAAATCCTTGACGCGCTTCGCTTAATCCACCGCTCAAAACTTGAATTTTTTCTCTTGCTAAGGGTTTGGGGTCTACTAATTGTAAACTAGGAGCAGTAGCGACGCTGTAAGTTTCGGCAAGGTACTTTTCCCCATCATGAAGGGTAGCAATGGGAATATTACGAAATCTGCCATCAGGAACTAACACGATGGTTTCAATATCGCTAGATTTGAGTTCTTTTTCTATAGGGCGAATTAGCCAATTATAAACTTTTTGGGAAGGTTCCAAGAAATTCTCGATAAAACGGCGCTCTCTAGGATTTGTTAGCGCTTGAAACATTTCTTGAATAGTTGCTTCTATTTCGGCTTTTGGTAAGTTGGTTGTATAGCTAATTAAAGGTCGATCTGGTAAGGCTAAAATTACTTCGAGGCGATCTGCTAAAATGATGGGGTAAAAGATAGCTGCTTTGCGATCTAATTGGTCAATTGTAACTGGTTGTGCGTCTAAACAAGCGTCGCGAAAAAAGTTATCTAGTTCGGCTAGTTGTAGAGATTCGATGATTTCTCGCGCTTGTTTAAGGTTTTCTTGGGTAGGATTTTCTCCTGGTTGATTGGGTTGCAAAAGTAAGGAGACTAATTCGCGATAGACTGGTTCTACACTTTCACGGAAATCATATTGAACTTCGGAACTGATTGCTACTATATCGCTACGCAAAGCTTTCAGGTTGTCTACTGCTTGGGAGTAAGCATTTATAGCGCCTTTTCTCTCTTTTTTTACTGCTAAAATTTTCCCTAGTTGCCATTGCCATTGATATGCTAGATCGGGTGCGTTGATTCCTTGGGCTAAAATTAACGCTTGTTCGGTTATTTCTTTGGCTTCGTCCCATTGTTGGTTTTGTTGGTATAATTTACCTAGGTTTCCTAAGCCAGAAGATTCTGCTCTGCGATCGCCTAAATTTCTTGCTTCTTGAATCGCTGTAGCGAGGATTTTACTAATTCCTGAAGCAGAAATTGCGCTTGGTAAATTCTGTTTGTTTTTAACATCTTTTCTCAATTTTGTCAAGCTTTCGGCGAAATTAATTCGAGCGTAAACTTTGGTTTGAGATTGCGGTAATTGAGTTAATAAGTTATCAATTGATGGAATTAATTTAATTGCTCGATCGTAATCTTTTTGGTCTATTAACAGATTAAGTTGATTTAGTTGGGCTTGGGTTTGTAATTCTGGGGAAAATGTTTCTTCGATGACGCGCTGATACAATAAACTTGCTGTGTCTGTTTCTTGAAGTAAGCGGGTGGTATTTCCTAGGCTAATTAAAGAAATAGCAATTTGTTCGGATGCGCCTAAGTTTTCGGCTATTTCTAAACTCGATTGGAGCAATTCTTGAGATAATTGTAACTGTCCAACGCCACGGAGAACATCACCCAAACTTTGTAAGGCTTTGGCTTTAATTAAGCTGTCTGGTTCGGCTTGTAAGGTTTCTCGAATTTCGTTTAAATTTGTTAGTGCTGTAGCATATAAACCTAGTGCTTGTAAAGCTTGTGCTTGATTAATTTTACTTTTCGTTAAATCGCTAAGAAGATCGAAATTTCGATAGATTTCTGCGGCTTGTTTCCAAGTTTCTAAAGCAAGTTCTGGTTGACCGATAGTTAATTCTAGCTGACCTTTAATATCAAAGGTAGCAGCTTTTAATTGCTGATTTTGTTTGGTTTCAGAAAGATTATTTAAAATATCTAAAGCAGAGATTATATTATTACTAGTTTTTTCCCATTCACCTATTTTCAAGTTAACTAAAGCGAGATTTCTTAAGGCAGTCGCTTGACGATAATTATCTCCTTGGGCGGCGTAATTAGCAATTGCTTGCTCTAATAATTCAATACTAGCTTGATATTTCCCCTGTTGATAAAGTTGTTGGGCTTCGGCTTCTAAATTAGTGGTTTGTGCTAATAAAAAAATTGAGTTATTCTTGGCTGAAGCTGGTTTAATTTGCCCAGAAATGCCTAAAATTAAAATACTAATTGATAAGGCTAATATTTTGTTCATTATTTGCTTTAAAATAAACCTTGAGAGCGAATCTGTATCTAATCCTAAGTTGCACTTAAATATAGTAGGGGTATAGAGACTAAAATATTTAACTCAATGAAATACCTAGATACAACTTCTTTTTCATTTAATCTTACGTCATCCTGAGCGAAG
Protein-coding regions in this window:
- a CDS encoding CHAT domain-containing protein; the protein is MNKILALSISILILGISGQIKPASAKNNSIFLLAQTTNLEAEAQQLYQQGKYQASIELLEQAIANYAAQGDNYRQATALRNLALVNLKIGEWEKTSNNIISALDILNNLSETKQNQQLKAATFDIKGQLELTIGQPELALETWKQAAEIYRNFDLLSDLTKSKINQAQALQALGLYATALTNLNEIRETLQAEPDSLIKAKALQSLGDVLRGVGQLQLSQELLQSSLEIAENLGASEQIAISLISLGNTTRLLQETDTASLLYQRVIEETFSPELQTQAQLNQLNLLIDQKDYDRAIKLIPSIDNLLTQLPQSQTKVYARINFAESLTKLRKDVKNKQNLPSAISASGISKILATAIQEARNLGDRRAESSGLGNLGKLYQQNQQWDEAKEITEQALILAQGINAPDLAYQWQWQLGKILAVKKERKGAINAYSQAVDNLKALRSDIVAISSEVQYDFRESVEPVYRELVSLLLQPNQPGENPTQENLKQAREIIESLQLAELDNFFRDACLDAQPVTIDQLDRKAAIFYPIILADRLEVILALPDRPLISYTTNLPKAEIEATIQEMFQALTNPRERRFIENFLEPSQKVYNWLIRPIEKELKSSDIETIVLVPDGRFRNIPIATLHDGEKYLAETYSVATAPSLQLVDPKPLAREKIQVLSGGLSEARQGFAPLPGVADELAKIQSQVPTEILINESFTEPNVNQQVTEKAYPVVHLATHGEFSSQVENTFVLTWNEKINIEDLRNLLKSDTKQIRPIELLVLSACQTAAGDDRAALGLAGVAVRAGARSTVASLWYVSDEGTSLLMTNFYRELTNPEISKAEALRRAQVQVLAEEKFAHPYFWSAFVLVGNWL
- a CDS encoding Uma2 family endonuclease, yielding MVQTPAKPETETLLLNLPKTLNLYVTLEQFTALAACNRELQLERTAKGELIVNPPTGWETGKRNWSISGELYLWWRNAGEPGEAFDSSTGFTLPNNANRSPDACWISQERWDALTDEQKDTFPHICPDFVVELRSASDKLKSLQEKMQEYLDNGARLGWLIDPQNRTVAVYRVGLEGEILSNPTELSGEEILPGFVLNLRRVWG